In the Acidimicrobiales bacterium genome, CCGCCCTGCACCACGCCCATCAGGGCGGCCTCGTCCACCGTGACGTCAAGCCGGGGAACATCCTGCTCTCGGCCGACGGTCGGGTGCTCGTCACCGACTTCGGAATCGCCAAGGCCGCCGAGGCCAGCCACGACCTCACCGAGGTCGGCCAGGTGGTGGGCACGGCCAAGTACCTCTCCCCGGAGCAGGTGGAGGGGACGCCGGTCGATGCCCGCTCCGACGTCTACGCGCTCGGGATCGTGCTCTACGAGATGTTGTGCGGCCGGCCGCCCTTCGCCGGCGAGAACGCCACCGCCACCGCGGTCGCCCGGCTCACGACCGAACCGCTCCGTCCTCGCCAGATCCGGGCCGGCGTCCCCCGCGACCTCGAGGAGGTCGTGCTCCGTGCCATGTCCCGCGACCCTGGGCTGCGCCACCCCGATGCCGCTGCAATGGGCGCCGCCATCACCGCCGCCGACCTGAGCCGCGCCGACGACGACGGGGTCGACGCCACCGCGGCGGTCGCCCGCGACCAAACAGCGCTCGCCGGCGGCGCCGTCTCCGGACCCGGCCCGGCCGCCGCGCCAGGCTTCGCCCAGAGCGAGCGCTCGTGGCTGGTCCCCGCCGTCTTGATCCTGGTGGTCGCGGCCACGCTCGGCCTCGTCGGGTCGCTCGTGGGCCAGACCGAGATCGGGCGCGACCTCTTCGACGCCGTGGGGCGGGCGGGATCCTCGGTCAACCCCGGCAGCTCCCGCAGCGCAACCGCCCTGCCCGTGGTGCCGGCTGCCTTCGACCCCACCGGCGACGGCTGGGAGAACGACGACGACGTCGGCCTGATCACCGACGGCGACCCCACCACCTCGTGGCGGACCGAGCGCTACAACGACCGCGACGTGGCCAGGCTCAAGGACGGTGTGGGCATGATCCTGCAGGGTGAAGGGCCGAGGGCGCTGAAGCGACTCGATGTCGTCTCGCCCACCCAGGGGTGGTCGGCCCAGGTCTACGTGGGCGACGGGACCGCCACCGACCTAGCGGGATGGGGCGAGCCGGTGACCAACCAGGGTGACATCGCCGGCGACGTCCGCTTCGATCTCGGAGGAGCTGAGGGCTCGGCGGTCCTCATCTGGATCACCGACCTCGGGGACGGCTCCGTCGGTCCCCGGTTCTCCACCGCCATCGCTGACGTGACGCTCCGGGGCTGAGGCGACCACGCCGGCCGGTCACCCCGCAGCGCCGCCGGCGTGCCTATGCTCCGCCCCATCGCTGCGGGGGTGGGTGACGCGACCGACGTCGAGCTCGTGGAGCGAGCTCGCGACGGCGACCAGGAGGCCCTGGACGCCCTCCTGCGCCGCCACCACGACCGGATCGCCGCTCTGTGCCACCGCATGTGCGGCAACGCGGCCGACGCGGCCGACGCCACCCAGGAGGCACTGATCGCCATCGTCCGAGGCCTGTCCCGCTTCGACGGCCGCGCCGCGTTCAGCACGTGGGCATACCGGGTGACCACCAACGCGTGCCTCGACGAGCTGCGTCGCCGATCCCGCCGCCCGGTCAGCGGGCTCGAGGCCGAGGGCCCCGACCTGGCCGCCCGGGCCACACGGGATGTCGCCGACGCCGTGGCAGCCGGGATCGACGTGGACACCGCCCTGGCCGCCCTCCCTCTGGAGTTCCGTACCGCGGTGGTCCTCCGCGATCTCTGCGGCCTCGACTACGCCGAGATGGCCGAGGTCCTCGACATCCCCGCGGGCACCGTGAGATCCCGGATCGCCAGGGGCCGCGGCCAGCTGGCGGACCGCCTCGCCGGGAACCACGACGGGTCCGAGCGACGTCCCACTTCACAGCCATGACCTCCACCGTCCCCCAGCCTCCCGGGCCCCACCTCGACGACGAGGCCCTCAGCGCGCTCATCGACGGCGAGGCAATGCCCCAGACGGGTGATCACGCCGGAGCGTGCGATGCCTGCGAGGGCCGGCTCGAGGCGCTGCGCCACGCCGCCCGGGCGGTGGCCGACCCGCCGCCCGCGCCCGACGACGAGACGAGGGAGCGGGCCATCGCCGCCGCCATCGCCGCCGCCCCGGCCGAGCCGGCTCGCCGCACCGGCGTGGTCACACTGGCGCCTCGACGACGCCGGCCGGCACCGGTGTGGCTGGTGTCCGCAGCGTGCCTGGCCGCGCTCATCCTCGGGGTCGGCCTGGTCCGCGGCATGGACGGAGGCGACGAC is a window encoding:
- a CDS encoding protein kinase, producing MEHPPPPASGTHLEPGATIARRYRLDRRLARGGMAEVWEATDEVLARPVAVKVLLPHLAADEAFVTRFRQEAISAARLSDPHIVSIYDTCSDDGTEAIVMELVRGSTLRQVLDEHGALQARQAADIAAQVATALHHAHQGGLVHRDVKPGNILLSADGRVLVTDFGIAKAAEASHDLTEVGQVVGTAKYLSPEQVEGTPVDARSDVYALGIVLYEMLCGRPPFAGENATATAVARLTTEPLRPRQIRAGVPRDLEEVVLRAMSRDPGLRHPDAAAMGAAITAADLSRADDDGVDATAAVARDQTALAGGAVSGPGPAAAPGFAQSERSWLVPAVLILVVAATLGLVGSLVGQTEIGRDLFDAVGRAGSSVNPGSSRSATALPVVPAAFDPTGDGWENDDDVGLITDGDPTTSWRTERYNDRDVARLKDGVGMILQGEGPRALKRLDVVSPTQGWSAQVYVGDGTATDLAGWGEPVTNQGDIAGDVRFDLGGAEGSAVLIWITDLGDGSVGPRFSTAIADVTLRG
- a CDS encoding sigma-70 family RNA polymerase sigma factor, with the protein product MGDATDVELVERARDGDQEALDALLRRHHDRIAALCHRMCGNAADAADATQEALIAIVRGLSRFDGRAAFSTWAYRVTTNACLDELRRRSRRPVSGLEAEGPDLAARATRDVADAVAAGIDVDTALAALPLEFRTAVVLRDLCGLDYAEMAEVLDIPAGTVRSRIARGRGQLADRLAGNHDGSERRPTSQP